From the Lolium rigidum isolate FL_2022 chromosome 2, APGP_CSIRO_Lrig_0.1, whole genome shotgun sequence genome, one window contains:
- the LOC124690252 gene encoding beta-glucosidase 4-like, giving the protein MGPLHSAESERGMRVLEVYVGALNRGLEKAIAGASLFSVGMDDEDDPSATLDQVLNDTKRVGFFKAYVGAVAEAIKDGADVRGYFAWSFLDNFEWAMGFTKRFGLVYVDYKNGLSRHPKASAMWFSRFLNGEAAYNKPDTN; this is encoded by the exons ATGGGTCCTCTTCACTCGGCGGAATCTGAGCGGGGGATGAGGGTGCTGGAGGTCTACGTGGGGGCGCTGAATCGGGGGCTCGAGAAGGCCATCGCCGGCGCCAG TTTATTTTCTGTAGGGATGGATGATGAGGACGATCCATCAGCAACTCTTGATCAGGTCCTAAATGACACAAAGAGGGTTGGTTTCTTCAAAGCATATGTTGGTGCGGTGGCAGAAGCGATAAA GGATGGTGCCGatgttcgtggatactttgcatggTCATTCTTGGATAACTTTGAGTGGGCAATGGGATTCACCAAGAGGTTTGGGCTTGTCTATGTTGATTACAAGAACGGGCTCTCCCGACACCCTAAAGCATCAGCCATGTGGTTCTCACGCTTCTTGAACGGCGAGGCTGCTTACAACAAACCTGACACAAATTAA